In Sphingomonas sp. PAMC26645, one DNA window encodes the following:
- a CDS encoding NAD(P)/FAD-dependent oxidoreductase, which yields MTEHVDVIVVGAGISGIGTGYHLQTRCPDRSYMILEGRQSMGGTWDLFRYPGIRSDSDMHTLGFVFHPWTAAKSIADGPSIRAYVEETANAYGIDRKIRYGHHVKSAAWSTEDARWTVEATGPDGPVTMTCNFLSMCAGYYNYAKAYSPEFEGADSFAGQIVHPQFWPEDLDYSGKRVVVIGSGATAVTLVPTMAKTAAHVTMLQRSPTYIVARPGEDGVANWLRGKLPAKAAYGITRWKNVLMGMFFYRMARKKPAVVKERMIGMVRDHLGPDYDVATHFTPRYNPWDQRVCLVPDGDLFTAINAGTASIVTDTIARITPDGIHLDSGKDLPADVIVTATGLELQLMSGVAFSLDGKPIELAGRLQYKGMMFDGVPNLSSTFGYTNASWTLKADLTAIYMCRLLNTMKKRGLRQAMPFNNDPTMKSESFLDFTSGYVQRAAAALPTQGERKPWKLNQNYALDVLALKFGSIDDAMRFSNPVRAPARREDVTA from the coding sequence ATGACCGAACATGTCGACGTGATCGTGGTGGGCGCCGGCATTTCCGGGATCGGCACCGGCTACCACCTCCAGACGCGCTGCCCCGACCGCAGCTACATGATCCTCGAGGGCCGGCAGTCGATGGGCGGGACGTGGGACCTGTTCCGCTATCCCGGCATCCGCTCCGACTCGGACATGCACACGCTGGGATTCGTCTTCCACCCGTGGACCGCGGCTAAGTCGATCGCCGACGGCCCCTCGATCCGCGCTTATGTCGAGGAAACCGCGAACGCGTACGGAATCGACCGAAAGATCCGCTACGGCCACCACGTCAAGTCCGCCGCATGGTCGACCGAGGACGCGCGCTGGACGGTCGAGGCTACCGGCCCCGATGGCCCGGTCACGATGACCTGCAACTTCCTCTCGATGTGTGCGGGCTATTATAATTACGCCAAGGCCTATTCGCCCGAGTTCGAGGGCGCGGACAGCTTTGCCGGGCAGATCGTCCACCCGCAATTCTGGCCCGAGGATCTCGACTATAGCGGCAAGCGAGTCGTCGTGATTGGCAGCGGCGCGACGGCGGTGACGCTTGTGCCGACGATGGCGAAGACCGCGGCGCACGTGACGATGCTCCAGCGCTCGCCGACCTATATCGTCGCGCGGCCCGGCGAGGACGGCGTGGCGAACTGGCTGCGTGGCAAGCTGCCGGCCAAGGCCGCCTACGGCATCACGCGGTGGAAGAACGTGCTGATGGGTATGTTCTTCTATCGGATGGCACGTAAGAAGCCGGCTGTCGTGAAGGAGCGGATGATCGGCATGGTCCGCGATCATCTCGGCCCGGACTACGACGTCGCGACACACTTCACCCCGCGCTACAACCCGTGGGACCAGCGTGTCTGCCTGGTTCCCGACGGCGACTTGTTCACCGCGATCAATGCCGGCACAGCCTCGATCGTCACCGACACGATCGCGCGGATCACGCCTGACGGCATCCATCTTGATTCGGGGAAGGACCTGCCTGCCGACGTGATCGTCACCGCGACGGGCCTCGAACTGCAACTGATGAGCGGGGTCGCGTTCAGCCTCGACGGCAAGCCGATCGAACTCGCCGGGCGACTCCAGTACAAGGGCATGATGTTCGACGGCGTGCCGAACCTGTCCTCGACCTTCGGCTACACCAACGCGTCGTGGACGCTGAAGGCGGACCTGACGGCGATCTACATGTGCCGGCTGTTGAATACGATGAAGAAGCGCGGCCTGCGTCAGGCGATGCCGTTCAACAATGATCCGACGATGAAGAGCGAGTCGTTCCTCGATTTCACATCGGGGTACGTGCAGCGCGCCGCTGCGGCTTTACCGACGCAGGGAGAGCGCAAGCCGTGGAAGCTGAACCAGAATTACGCCCTGGACGTGCTTGCGCTCAAGTTCGGCTCGATCGATGATGCGATGCGGTTCTCGAACCCGGTGCGGGCTCCGGCACGGCGGGAGGACGTTACCGCCTGA
- a CDS encoding EAL domain-containing protein → MRDIPHGQFEGSPHFAAMRLLDVDSSVERTRNAIFKASQASWRFLVLAEISNFSVLRRHLGRSRADTLIVDVAARIADTLPDARIMVAGRDTAEIVFESEARLALDVAIAALEVAFEEPFDIDGESYVIHVQLGAAAASAHRDEVLLIEEAEHALREARDERIAIARDVTGTPAAMDRAELSLDLTRAIEKEELFLQYQPKVHLRRQEVTSVEALVRWNHPTRGLVLPNDFIPLAEESRDIVALTLWTIRRSIADQKALAASGHDLRIFINIAGALLADKRFVRRACALVQTSGAQLGFEITETSVIRDPESAIANLKIFADIGIIIAIDDYGAGLSSLAYLKQLPARELKIDKLFVTQLASSNRDPLIVRSTIDLAHALEMEVVAEGVESQAAMALLSVMGCDMIQGFLISRPINLDALIHFLDDGKYQAIAADMRAPFNRLATVWKRA, encoded by the coding sequence ATGAGGGACATTCCGCACGGTCAGTTCGAAGGCAGCCCGCACTTTGCGGCCATGCGTCTGCTGGACGTCGACTCGTCGGTCGAGCGTACGCGCAACGCCATTTTCAAGGCATCGCAAGCTTCGTGGCGGTTCCTCGTGCTTGCCGAGATCTCGAATTTTTCCGTGTTGCGCCGTCACTTGGGACGCTCAAGAGCGGACACCTTGATCGTCGACGTGGCGGCGCGAATCGCTGATACATTGCCGGACGCGCGGATTATGGTCGCGGGACGCGACACGGCGGAAATCGTCTTCGAGAGCGAGGCACGGCTGGCCTTGGACGTCGCGATCGCCGCACTGGAGGTCGCGTTCGAAGAACCGTTCGACATCGACGGCGAATCCTATGTCATTCACGTTCAGCTAGGCGCCGCCGCCGCGTCTGCGCACCGCGACGAAGTGCTGCTGATCGAGGAGGCCGAACACGCGTTGCGAGAAGCCCGCGACGAACGCATCGCAATCGCGCGCGATGTGACCGGCACCCCAGCGGCGATGGATCGTGCGGAGCTGTCGCTGGATCTGACGCGTGCGATCGAAAAGGAGGAGTTGTTCCTTCAATATCAGCCTAAGGTTCACTTACGTCGTCAGGAAGTCACGAGTGTCGAGGCACTGGTCCGCTGGAACCACCCGACACGCGGGCTCGTATTGCCTAACGACTTTATACCCTTGGCCGAGGAATCTCGGGATATCGTCGCGCTGACGCTGTGGACGATCCGTCGTTCAATCGCGGACCAGAAGGCGCTCGCCGCCAGTGGTCACGACCTGCGCATCTTCATCAATATTGCGGGGGCGTTGCTCGCGGACAAGCGGTTCGTTCGCCGCGCCTGTGCGCTGGTTCAGACAAGTGGCGCACAACTCGGGTTCGAGATCACCGAAACGTCGGTGATCCGCGATCCGGAAAGTGCGATCGCCAATCTCAAGATCTTTGCGGATATCGGGATCATCATCGCGATCGACGACTATGGGGCAGGCCTGTCGTCGCTGGCGTATCTGAAGCAGCTGCCGGCACGCGAACTGAAGATCGACAAGCTGTTCGTCACGCAACTCGCCAGCTCGAATCGCGACCCATTGATCGTCCGGTCGACGATCGATCTCGCGCACGCGCTCGAGATGGAAGTCGTCGCTGAGGGTGTAGAGAGCCAGGCGGCGATGGCATTGTTGTCGGTGATGGGCTGCGACATGATCCAGGGCTTCCTCATCAGCCGACCGATCAATCTTGATGCGCTGATCCACTTTCTCGATGATGGAAAGTATCAGGCTATTGCGGCGGACATGCGCGCGCCGTTCAATCGGCTCGCGACCGTCTGGAAGCGTGCCTGA
- a CDS encoding ATP-binding protein encodes MAQRWIVAVAAVVFAVIGPAVSGQSTAGQDGDTVAVRYEATVADVNATMLIDPAKALPKAVAAEHLAATITDQKARGIAIAKAQWLQGESYLRTNDTDKADAPIRSALAAVKTFQPQSKLHADLLISMGWLDSSQGRAGSALIDYQRAFAIYRRLGDARGQSRTLVFIAMLYTEAKDPDTADRYYQQALEIYHADANIAVSIYNNRALVLAQDKQYKKAAVQFKKSLDLATQLNSKNLLELIHMNIARVQLALGNLTIADRAIASGRAIADPADTRLAGRLTATAAQSALQHGDVPRAQRLIESAFAGINPTTTDTAYRDAHLTAYDIFTAAGDSPAALVHLQALKRLDDAGTKLATDTKTALMAARFDFANQELRISQLKASELQRSIAFERTQARTQRNIFIATGAAVAVVIALLAIGLVTIRRSRDQVRAANDDLAVTNSALSKALAAKTEFLATTSHEIRTPLNGILGMTQVMLADPTLPADLRDRLGVVHGAGITMRALVNDILDIAKMETGNLTIEAAAFDVCATVKDAARMWEEQARAKGLSFTVDVGGCPAMIMGDAARVRQIVFNLLSNALKFTKTGHVALSIQVGDDDRLRVGVTDSGIGIPADKIEEIFESFRQADAGTTRQFGGTGLGLSICRNLARAMGGDVSVSSIVGQGATFTLVLPLVRADSKVVDIVETDTRPGTLIVDRNPITRSMFKTLLAPHGGPIAFAASVDEAVTRLADGDIARVLIDDASVRASDDALGGLSRIAEAAYISRAETTLLWPVAAEEERKELLGTGITRVVAKPVSGGTLIARMFDGSVSTNGVNPDLVSHAA; translated from the coding sequence ATGGCGCAACGCTGGATCGTAGCTGTTGCTGCCGTAGTTTTCGCGGTGATCGGACCGGCGGTATCCGGGCAATCCACCGCGGGTCAGGATGGCGATACCGTTGCCGTCAGGTACGAAGCTACCGTCGCCGACGTGAATGCTACGATGTTGATCGATCCTGCCAAGGCATTGCCAAAAGCGGTGGCTGCCGAACACCTTGCTGCGACGATCACCGACCAGAAGGCCCGTGGTATCGCGATCGCGAAGGCGCAATGGCTCCAGGGGGAATCGTATCTCCGGACGAACGATACCGACAAGGCCGACGCACCGATCCGAAGTGCGCTTGCCGCGGTAAAGACGTTTCAACCACAATCAAAGCTGCACGCCGACTTGTTGATTTCGATGGGCTGGCTCGACAGTTCGCAAGGCCGCGCCGGCAGCGCCTTGATCGATTACCAACGGGCGTTTGCGATTTATCGCAGGCTCGGGGATGCGCGTGGACAATCCCGTACCTTGGTCTTCATTGCAATGCTGTATACCGAGGCTAAAGATCCGGACACGGCGGATAGATATTATCAGCAAGCTCTGGAAATCTATCACGCTGATGCAAATATCGCCGTATCGATTTACAATAACAGGGCTTTGGTGCTTGCTCAGGATAAGCAGTACAAGAAGGCGGCTGTTCAATTCAAGAAATCGCTCGATTTAGCAACGCAATTGAATAGCAAGAACCTGCTAGAACTTATCCACATGAATATCGCGCGTGTGCAGCTCGCACTCGGAAATTTGACGATAGCGGACCGTGCCATTGCGAGTGGACGGGCGATTGCCGACCCTGCCGATACCAGACTTGCTGGACGTCTTACCGCAACCGCCGCACAATCTGCGCTGCAGCACGGTGACGTACCGCGCGCGCAACGGCTGATCGAAAGCGCATTCGCGGGGATCAATCCGACGACAACGGACACGGCGTACCGCGATGCTCACCTGACGGCCTATGATATCTTTACGGCGGCAGGCGACTCACCAGCAGCGCTCGTCCATCTCCAAGCCCTCAAGCGCCTCGACGACGCAGGCACCAAGCTCGCCACCGACACGAAGACCGCGCTGATGGCGGCGCGATTCGATTTCGCCAATCAGGAGTTGCGGATCAGCCAACTCAAGGCCAGCGAATTGCAGCGCAGCATTGCGTTCGAGCGCACACAGGCGCGCACGCAGCGAAATATTTTCATCGCGACGGGCGCGGCGGTCGCGGTCGTTATCGCGCTGTTGGCGATCGGGTTGGTTACGATCCGCCGCAGCCGGGATCAGGTCCGCGCCGCGAACGACGATCTCGCGGTGACGAACAGCGCGTTGAGCAAGGCACTGGCCGCGAAGACCGAGTTCCTTGCGACGACCAGTCATGAAATCCGGACGCCGCTTAACGGTATCCTGGGCATGACTCAGGTGATGCTGGCGGACCCGACGCTGCCGGCGGACTTGCGCGATCGGCTTGGGGTGGTGCATGGCGCCGGGATCACGATGCGTGCGCTCGTCAATGACATCCTGGACATCGCCAAGATGGAAACCGGCAACCTTACGATCGAGGCTGCTGCGTTCGACGTCTGCGCGACAGTGAAGGACGCGGCGCGGATGTGGGAAGAGCAGGCGCGCGCAAAAGGCCTCTCCTTCACCGTCGATGTCGGCGGTTGCCCTGCGATGATCATGGGCGACGCCGCACGGGTTCGGCAGATCGTCTTCAATCTCCTGTCGAACGCGCTGAAGTTCACCAAGACGGGCCATGTCGCACTGAGCATCCAAGTCGGCGACGACGACCGGTTGCGCGTTGGCGTCACCGATTCCGGCATCGGTATTCCCGCCGACAAGATCGAGGAAATCTTCGAATCGTTCCGCCAAGCCGATGCCGGGACGACACGGCAATTCGGTGGTACTGGTTTGGGACTGTCGATCTGTCGCAATCTGGCGCGTGCCATGGGCGGTGACGTGTCCGTCAGCAGCATCGTGGGGCAGGGGGCGACCTTCACGCTCGTCCTGCCGTTGGTCCGTGCGGACTCGAAGGTGGTCGATATCGTCGAAACGGATACGCGACCGGGTACGCTCATCGTCGATCGCAACCCGATCACGCGCAGCATGTTCAAGACCTTGCTTGCACCGCACGGCGGCCCGATCGCCTTCGCGGCGTCGGTCGACGAAGCGGTCACGCGTCTTGCCGATGGCGACATCGCACGCGTGTTGATCGACGATGCGTCGGTGCGCGCCAGCGACGACGCGCTGGGCGGGCTGTCGCGGATTGCCGAGGCGGCGTATATTTCGCGTGCCGAAACGACGTTGCTCTGGCCAGTTGCCGCAGAGGAAGAGCGTAAGGAACTGCTGGGTACGGGGATCACGCGGGTCGTCGCGAAGCCGGTGAGCGGAGGCACGCTGATTGCGAGAATGTTCGATGGATCGGTATCGACCAATGGCGTGAATCCGGACCTTGTATCGCATGCTGCATGA
- a CDS encoding response regulator: MNVLFIEDDRMNRRVVKDMLDVAGVSMVEAESAERGLEILDEHEFAMILVDLRMPGMDGITAIQHIRARGDAKAKVPIIVVTADIAPDLRERCLTAGADDVIFKPVAMDSLFDAMGMILARGADGDGLIV, encoded by the coding sequence GTGAACGTTTTGTTCATCGAGGACGACCGGATGAACCGCCGCGTCGTCAAGGATATGCTCGACGTTGCCGGCGTATCGATGGTCGAGGCGGAAAGCGCGGAACGCGGTCTCGAGATCCTCGATGAACATGAGTTCGCGATGATCCTTGTCGATCTGCGGATGCCGGGCATGGATGGCATCACGGCGATCCAGCATATCCGTGCCCGGGGCGACGCCAAAGCCAAGGTGCCGATCATCGTCGTGACCGCTGATATCGCGCCAGATCTGCGGGAGCGCTGTCTGACGGCGGGTGCAGACGACGTTATTTTCAAGCCGGTCGCGATGGATTCACTGTTCGACGCGATGGGTATGATCCTGGCACGGGGCGCGGACGGCGACGGCCTGATCGTCTAG
- a CDS encoding class I SAM-dependent methyltransferase: MVSENSAPEIFDRAARRVRRDRAAPGYAEHDFLRATMLDGIGERLDAVTRDFTDILDLGCFDGAFTPPPGARVARCDAGFAFAATPGGVQADEDSLPFADASFDLVVSAGVLDQVNDLPGALALIRRVLRPDGLFLGAFVGAGSLPALRSALRSAESERPAARLHPQIDVRSAGDLLMRAGFALPVADVETLNVGYRDLGRLFGDLRGMAAGNILAQRQPLVSATVGRTAAAFASASDDRGRTHETFQIVFLTGWSPDPSQPKPAKRGSATASLGAALGRHGQSDA, from the coding sequence ATCGTTTCAGAAAACTCCGCCCCCGAGATCTTCGACCGCGCCGCGCGCCGTGTCCGCCGGGACCGCGCCGCGCCGGGCTATGCCGAGCATGACTTTCTGCGCGCGACTATGCTCGACGGGATCGGCGAACGGCTGGATGCGGTGACGCGAGACTTTACCGACATCCTCGATCTCGGCTGCTTCGACGGCGCCTTCACCCCGCCGCCGGGTGCCCGCGTGGCACGCTGCGATGCGGGGTTCGCGTTTGCTGCCACGCCAGGCGGCGTGCAGGCTGACGAGGATAGCCTTCCGTTCGCCGATGCGTCGTTCGATCTCGTGGTAAGCGCCGGCGTGCTCGATCAGGTCAACGACCTGCCCGGCGCGCTGGCCTTGATCCGCCGCGTGCTGCGTCCTGATGGCCTGTTTCTCGGTGCGTTCGTCGGCGCCGGGAGCCTGCCCGCCCTGCGCAGCGCACTGAGGTCCGCGGAAAGCGAGCGGCCCGCCGCGCGTCTCCACCCGCAGATCGACGTGCGATCCGCCGGCGACCTGCTGATGCGCGCAGGGTTCGCCTTGCCCGTCGCCGATGTGGAGACGCTCAACGTCGGGTACCGCGATCTCGGCCGGCTGTTCGGTGATCTGCGCGGAATGGCGGCGGGTAACATCCTGGCCCAGCGCCAGCCTCTCGTGTCGGCGACGGTGGGACGGACCGCCGCTGCCTTCGCTAGCGCATCCGACGATCGTGGCCGGACCCACGAGACATTCCAGATCGTGTTCCTGACCGGCTGGTCGCCAGACCCGTCTCAGCCCAAGCCAGCGAAACGCGGCAGCGCGACTGCATCGCTCGGCGCGGCGCTCGGGCGCCACGGTCAAAGCGACGCCTAG
- a CDS encoding ComF family protein, which yields MKILAPFRFIAGIALPPRCAGCGTPVAEDHRFCAICWTGLRFLGPPWCAGCNQPFAFDRGDDARCAACLADPPRHAGVRAAVAYGPIARTLALRLKYGGRIAFAETMARQMRRLLPDEVDLLVPVPLHRWRIWSRGFNQAALIADAIAKLSGVGHDRTVLTRPRRTILLRGLGGRQRAKAVSGAFAVPSRDRVRGKAIALVDDVYTSGATADACTRVLLKAGARSVVILCWARVLPASDD from the coding sequence ATGAAGATACTCGCCCCGTTCCGCTTCATCGCCGGGATCGCCTTGCCGCCGCGGTGCGCCGGTTGCGGCACGCCGGTTGCCGAGGATCACCGGTTTTGCGCGATTTGCTGGACGGGATTGCGGTTCCTGGGGCCGCCCTGGTGCGCCGGCTGCAACCAACCTTTCGCATTCGACCGCGGTGACGACGCACGATGTGCGGCATGCCTCGCCGATCCGCCGCGCCATGCCGGCGTCCGCGCTGCCGTCGCGTACGGTCCGATCGCGCGGACGCTGGCGCTGCGCCTGAAGTATGGGGGGCGTATCGCCTTTGCGGAGACGATGGCGCGACAGATGCGGCGCTTGTTGCCGGACGAGGTCGACTTGCTGGTGCCGGTGCCGCTGCACCGCTGGCGAATATGGTCGCGCGGCTTCAACCAGGCGGCGCTGATCGCCGACGCCATCGCGAAGCTGTCGGGAGTAGGGCACGATCGCACCGTTCTGACGCGGCCCCGGCGGACGATCCTGTTGCGCGGGCTCGGCGGACGACAGCGAGCAAAGGCGGTGTCGGGCGCGTTCGCGGTCCCGTCGCGCGACCGCGTGCGGGGCAAGGCGATCGCGTTGGTGGACGACGTCTACACCAGTGGCGCGACCGCCGACGCGTGCACGCGCGTGCTGCTCAAGGCGGGCGCGCGATCGGTCGTGATCCTATGCTGGGCGCGGGTCTTGCCGGCGTCGGACGATTGA
- the grxC gene encoding glutaredoxin 3, with amino-acid sequence MAKVEIYTKAFCPYCTRALKLLASKGVEPEQFDVTMGGPKKAEMVERSGGRMTMPQVFIDGKHIGGSDDLAALDAKGGLDALLA; translated from the coding sequence ATGGCTAAAGTCGAAATCTACACCAAGGCGTTCTGTCCGTATTGCACGCGCGCGCTGAAGCTCCTCGCATCGAAGGGGGTCGAGCCCGAACAGTTCGACGTCACGATGGGGGGCCCGAAAAAGGCCGAGATGGTCGAGCGGTCGGGTGGTCGCATGACGATGCCGCAGGTCTTCATCGACGGAAAGCACATCGGCGGGTCGGACGATCTGGCGGCACTCGACGCAAAGGGCGGCCTCGACGCACTGCTCGCCTGA
- a CDS encoding carbon-nitrogen hydrolase family protein, translating into MAKIGVLQMTSGIDPAVNAATLVDAIRDAAAAGAEMLFTPEMSGLIDRDRARAANSIVAEDNDPVLAAVRDGAASAGIWVHLGSLAVRRVDGKFANRGFVIDPSGAIRARYDKLHLFDVDLPSGESWRESSAYVAGETATVVDTPAGKLGTSICYDLRFADLYRALSDAGATILSVPAAFTRPTGSAHWEILLRGRAIEAGAFVVAAAQTGVHEDGRETHGHSLVIDPWGDVLLDMDEGAGLAFAQIDLARIEQVRSRIPVLAHRRTIPPVSIVE; encoded by the coding sequence ATGGCGAAGATCGGCGTCCTCCAGATGACGAGCGGGATCGATCCCGCCGTCAACGCCGCGACTCTGGTCGACGCGATCAGGGACGCCGCAGCGGCGGGCGCGGAAATGCTGTTCACGCCCGAAATGTCGGGTCTGATCGATCGCGATCGGGCTCGCGCTGCCAACTCGATCGTCGCCGAGGATAATGACCCGGTGCTGGCGGCCGTCCGTGACGGTGCGGCATCGGCCGGCATTTGGGTCCACCTTGGATCGCTTGCGGTACGACGCGTGGACGGCAAATTCGCCAACCGTGGGTTCGTGATCGACCCGAGCGGCGCGATCCGCGCGCGCTACGACAAGCTTCATCTGTTCGACGTCGACCTCCCGTCCGGTGAAAGCTGGCGGGAATCGTCAGCCTATGTCGCGGGCGAGACGGCGACGGTCGTCGATACGCCCGCGGGCAAGCTCGGTACGTCGATCTGCTACGATCTCCGGTTTGCCGACCTCTATCGCGCGTTGAGCGATGCGGGCGCCACTATCCTGTCGGTCCCAGCCGCGTTCACGCGACCGACTGGCTCAGCGCATTGGGAAATCCTTCTGCGCGGGCGGGCGATCGAAGCAGGCGCGTTCGTCGTTGCAGCGGCGCAGACCGGCGTTCACGAGGACGGACGCGAAACCCACGGCCATTCGCTTGTGATCGATCCATGGGGCGATGTGCTGCTCGACATGGATGAAGGCGCAGGGCTGGCGTTCGCGCAGATCGATCTCGCTCGGATCGAGCAGGTGCGGTCGCGTATTCCGGTCCTCGCGCACCGCCGGACAATTCCGCCCGTCTCGATCGTGGAGTGA
- a CDS encoding DUF1178 family protein gives MIVFDLKCGSGHVFEAWFGSSTAYESQRAAGHVRCPVCDDDTISKAVMAPAIPAKGNSKPAPPTPEAVKAAMKMLATRQAKALESSEWVGTAFADRARAMHLGDEKQATIHGQASLAEAKALVDEGVPVAPLPMPIIPPGKAN, from the coding sequence GTGATCGTCTTCGACCTGAAGTGCGGTAGTGGCCATGTGTTCGAGGCGTGGTTTGGATCGAGCACAGCCTATGAAAGTCAGCGCGCGGCGGGCCATGTCCGCTGTCCGGTCTGCGATGACGACACGATCTCCAAGGCGGTGATGGCGCCTGCGATCCCGGCCAAGGGCAATAGCAAGCCGGCGCCGCCGACCCCGGAAGCGGTCAAGGCGGCAATGAAGATGCTAGCCACCCGGCAGGCCAAGGCGCTGGAATCCTCGGAATGGGTTGGCACCGCGTTCGCCGACCGCGCCCGCGCGATGCATCTCGGGGACGAGAAACAGGCGACCATCCACGGTCAGGCCAGCCTCGCAGAGGCGAAGGCGCTGGTCGACGAAGGTGTTCCGGTCGCCCCGCTCCCCATGCCGATTATTCCGCCGGGGAAGGCGAACTGA
- a CDS encoding acyl-CoA dehydrogenase has protein sequence MGFTGSRPLTTYPTGWTVLETVRHLAAAWDQDNSHETFPAERIADLHGAGALAAFKTLGTGVQTDALLDVLRAIGGADLSLGRVFEGHVNAVQLVATYGNDAQRKALDADLAAGKVFGVWNTEPAPGLAIHAAGDGRWTLDGAKSFATGAGHLDRILVTARDANGDKQLVLVPIAGETARTDNSGWQVRGMRGTCSGRFDFTGMEIGREGVIGAPNDYEREPRFSAGAWRFTAVQLGAVEALVRHLRDHLVTTGKGAGPIQRARFAACLTETRSAGLWVRQAAHLAEAQASDAIPLVLMTRGVVEEAGLKTMEAAARSVGTASFFAASRIDRITRDLGLYLRQPVPDQARDRAAAAWLEDDCWGDDRWW, from the coding sequence ATGGGTTTCACGGGGAGTCGGCCACTGACCACATATCCAACCGGCTGGACCGTCCTGGAGACCGTCCGGCACCTCGCCGCGGCATGGGATCAGGACAATTCGCACGAGACATTCCCGGCGGAGCGGATAGCCGACCTCCACGGCGCGGGCGCGCTGGCCGCGTTCAAGACGCTTGGCACGGGCGTGCAGACCGACGCGCTGCTCGACGTTCTGCGCGCGATCGGGGGCGCCGATCTCAGCCTTGGGCGCGTGTTCGAAGGGCATGTGAATGCCGTCCAGCTCGTCGCGACCTACGGCAACGACGCGCAGCGCAAGGCGCTCGATGCGGATCTCGCGGCGGGCAAGGTCTTCGGAGTCTGGAATACCGAACCGGCGCCGGGACTCGCGATCCACGCTGCTGGCGACGGTCGCTGGACGCTTGACGGTGCGAAGAGCTTTGCGACCGGGGCCGGGCATCTCGATCGCATCCTGGTGACGGCGCGCGATGCGAACGGCGACAAGCAACTCGTGCTGGTCCCGATCGCGGGCGAGACCGCGCGGACCGACAATTCCGGTTGGCAGGTGCGCGGGATGCGCGGCACGTGCAGCGGGCGGTTCGACTTCACAGGTATGGAGATCGGCCGCGAGGGCGTGATCGGTGCGCCGAACGACTATGAACGTGAGCCACGCTTCAGCGCGGGCGCGTGGCGGTTCACGGCGGTCCAGCTCGGCGCGGTCGAGGCGCTCGTCCGGCATCTGCGCGATCACCTCGTCACGACCGGAAAGGGGGCGGGCCCGATCCAGCGCGCGCGGTTTGCCGCCTGCCTGACCGAGACGCGGAGCGCAGGCTTGTGGGTGCGCCAGGCGGCGCATCTGGCGGAGGCGCAGGCGAGCGACGCCATCCCGCTGGTGTTGATGACACGCGGCGTGGTCGAGGAAGCGGGCTTGAAGACGATGGAAGCGGCGGCGCGCTCGGTCGGCACCGCGTCGTTCTTCGCGGCCAGCCGGATCGACCGGATCACGCGCGATCTCGGGCTCTACCTGCGCCAGCCGGTCCCGGATCAGGCGCGTGATAGGGCGGCGGCGGCGTGGCTGGAGGATGATTGCTGGGGCGACGATCGGTGGTGGTAG
- a CDS encoding PIG-L family deacetylase, producing the protein MVVAPGGKAWSNLTRRARRMSARTAAGQGPWLVLAPHPDDETLGCGAFIASVTAAGGRVHTAFLTDGAGSHPDAPGWSGKRIAGLRRGEARAALKALGGEQDALYLDWPDASPASKGDPLFGRSVDRLAAWCKARGVRQIAVTWSGEPHCDHEAAAALAEAVARRSHCCLFQYLVWGWTVPDLTERLRGARIVSIVTAFGRPRQRRAMACHRSQRGGRIVGARENFRLPDAMMRLMDRPNTLLLETPHAP; encoded by the coding sequence GTGGTGGTAGCACCGGGCGGCAAGGCCTGGAGCAACCTTACGCGGCGTGCACGGCGGATGTCGGCCAGGACGGCGGCGGGGCAGGGCCCCTGGCTCGTGCTGGCGCCGCATCCCGATGACGAGACGCTCGGCTGCGGCGCGTTCATTGCTTCGGTAACGGCGGCCGGCGGCCGGGTGCATACCGCGTTCCTGACCGATGGCGCAGGATCGCATCCCGATGCGCCGGGCTGGAGCGGCAAGCGGATCGCGGGGCTACGGCGCGGCGAGGCTCGAGCGGCGTTGAAGGCGCTGGGCGGCGAGCAGGACGCGCTTTATCTCGATTGGCCCGACGCGTCGCCCGCTTCGAAGGGCGATCCGCTGTTCGGGCGAAGTGTCGACCGACTAGCCGCATGGTGCAAAGCCCGCGGCGTCCGCCAGATCGCCGTGACATGGTCCGGAGAACCGCATTGCGACCACGAAGCCGCAGCCGCCTTAGCCGAGGCAGTGGCACGGCGCTCGCATTGCTGTCTCTTCCAGTATCTCGTCTGGGGCTGGACTGTCCCCGACCTGACCGAGCGCCTGCGCGGTGCGCGCATAGTCTCGATCGTCACCGCATTCGGACGGCCCAGACAGCGTCGCGCGATGGCGTGCCATCGCAGCCAGCGCGGCGGGCGAATCGTCGGCGCGCGCGAGAACTTCCGGCTGCCCGACGCGATGATGCGTCTGATGGACCGACCGAACACGTTGTTGTTGGAGACTCCCCATGCGCCGTGA